Proteins co-encoded in one Haloarcula pelagica genomic window:
- a CDS encoding ArsR/SmtB family transcription factor, whose product MSLLPSRDPATPDAEPRVIGVDSEDADDVLSALSAETARNLLAELNREPAPPGELADRVDTSLQNAQYHLDKLENAGAVEVVDTAYSQKGREMDVFAPANQPLVICAGDEQETSGLRAALSNLLGGLAVVALASVFVQEVFGGGLSALFGPTVRSGSADTTDPQPSLYAENGTIADGGFTDTAVGAIDGATQGGADAAAAVAPGIAFFAGGAVVLAAMTVLWYAQRRV is encoded by the coding sequence ATGTCGCTGCTGCCCTCTCGGGACCCGGCAACCCCCGACGCCGAGCCCCGAGTCATCGGCGTGGACAGCGAGGACGCGGACGACGTGTTGTCCGCACTCTCGGCGGAGACCGCCCGAAACTTGCTCGCAGAACTCAACCGTGAGCCGGCGCCACCGGGCGAACTCGCGGACCGTGTCGACACGTCCCTCCAGAACGCACAGTACCATCTGGACAAACTGGAGAACGCCGGAGCCGTCGAGGTCGTCGACACCGCCTACTCCCAGAAGGGCCGCGAGATGGACGTGTTCGCGCCCGCGAACCAGCCGCTGGTCATCTGTGCCGGCGACGAACAGGAGACCTCGGGGCTGCGGGCAGCGCTGTCGAACCTGTTGGGGGGACTCGCCGTCGTCGCGCTCGCGAGCGTCTTCGTCCAGGAGGTGTTCGGTGGCGGGCTCTCGGCGCTGTTCGGGCCGACCGTCCGCAGCGGGAGCGCGGACACGACCGATCCACAGCCGAGCCTCTACGCCGAGAACGGGACGATCGCCGACGGTGGGTTCACCGACACGGCGGTCGGCGCGATCGACGGGGCGACACAGGGCGGGGCCGACGCGGCAGCCGCGGTCGCACCGGGGATCGCCTTCTTCGCCGGTGGCGCGGTCGTTCTCGCGGCGATGACGGTTCTGTGGTACGCCCAGCGTCGTGTGTAA
- a CDS encoding metallophosphoesterase, whose translation MLTVISDTHGTDDHRLTGATLDAVRTADHVVHAGDFTTERVLDAVEGVAPSLTAVVGNNDGPAIRERLPSVATCDWRGLRVLVVHGHEHTETALTMLARQEGADVVVVGHSHRPELQARDEHLLVNPGSYADPRRYRAAHAELDATAERVQARLRSPDGTTLESVQWEQ comes from the coding sequence ATGCTCACGGTCATCTCCGACACGCACGGGACCGACGACCACCGGTTGACGGGCGCGACGCTCGACGCCGTCCGGACGGCCGATCACGTCGTCCACGCGGGCGATTTCACCACAGAACGGGTCCTCGACGCCGTCGAGGGGGTGGCGCCGTCGCTCACGGCGGTCGTCGGGAACAACGACGGACCGGCGATCAGAGAGCGCCTCCCGTCGGTCGCCACCTGTGACTGGCGGGGACTGCGGGTGCTGGTCGTCCACGGCCACGAACACACGGAGACGGCGCTGACGATGCTCGCGCGCCAGGAGGGAGCCGACGTGGTGGTCGTCGGCCACTCACATCGGCCGGAGTTGCAGGCACGTGACGAACACTTGCTCGTCAATCCTGGAAGTTACGCCGACCCGCGGCGGTACCGGGCAGCCCACGCCGAACTCGACGCGACTGCCGAGCGCGTCCAAGCCCGCCTGCGCTCGCCCGACGGGACCACGCTCGAATCGGTCCAGTGGGAGCAGTGA
- a CDS encoding ATP-dependent DNA helicase translates to MATSDDGYLRYFPYEEPYDHQQEAMATIFEALEDGRDVLFEGACGTGKTLASLVPALEHARETNKTVVITTNVHQQMRQFVADARAITDQERLRAVVFRGKGSMCHIDVDYEECQALRDTTRDLVETEQDIADLEQREGELLEAGQEGSSEAMEARDAVVDELRGLQDDLEELESERSTCDHYYRNLTENTEAFYGWLYDDVRTPDDVYEYAHERGMCGYELLKEGMDGVDLVVCNYHHLLDPTIREQFFRWLGRDPEDIIAVFDEAHNVESAARDHARRTLTENTLDQAIDELDGVDDDRAGAAGNVLSTFRDALVEAYEESFGFGDREQVDDHWEDITVANDDRKDDLTLAFLQGYTGPGFHEELSTAVELGRDLDARYEEQFKEGKLDTRKECQTLQAAAFLDDWLAESDEHGQYPVVSVRRDESTDAVYGRAELYTCIPEEVTRDLFEELHASVLMSATLRPFDVTEDVVGLDDPVTMAYGAQFPEERRRTYAVDGPALFSSERDDPQTQQTIARTLEDVIRFTPGNTLVFCPSYSEARRYYEMVAVSGTRYLDEPGTQARDLREAFVDGDDGVLFTSLWGTLGEGVSYDGEDARTVVVVGVPYPHLDDRMEAVQDAYATTFADSETGTTSDDAGWRYAVEIPTVRKTRQALGRVVRSPDDFGARILLDKRYTEAAEMEMHDYAVRGTFPPEERREMVDIDPEKLKFAMLNFYQDMGAYDGPPPKP, encoded by the coding sequence GTGGCGACGAGCGACGACGGCTACCTGCGGTATTTCCCCTACGAGGAGCCCTACGACCACCAGCAGGAGGCGATGGCGACCATCTTCGAGGCGCTGGAGGACGGCCGGGACGTGCTCTTCGAGGGGGCCTGTGGCACCGGGAAGACACTTGCCTCCCTGGTCCCGGCGCTGGAACACGCCCGCGAGACGAACAAGACCGTCGTCATCACGACCAACGTCCACCAGCAGATGCGCCAGTTCGTGGCCGACGCCCGGGCGATCACCGACCAGGAGCGACTGCGGGCGGTCGTCTTCCGCGGGAAGGGGTCGATGTGTCACATCGACGTGGACTACGAGGAGTGTCAGGCCCTGCGGGACACGACCCGGGATCTGGTCGAGACCGAGCAGGACATCGCCGACCTCGAACAGCGCGAGGGGGAACTGCTCGAAGCCGGACAGGAGGGCAGCAGCGAGGCCATGGAGGCCCGGGACGCCGTCGTGGACGAACTCCGGGGGCTCCAGGACGACCTCGAAGAGCTGGAGTCGGAACGGTCGACCTGTGACCACTACTACCGGAACCTCACCGAGAACACGGAGGCGTTCTACGGCTGGCTCTACGACGACGTGCGGACGCCCGACGATGTCTACGAGTACGCCCACGAGCGGGGGATGTGCGGCTACGAACTGCTGAAAGAGGGGATGGACGGGGTCGATCTGGTGGTCTGTAACTACCACCACCTGCTCGACCCGACGATCCGCGAGCAGTTCTTCCGGTGGCTGGGCCGAGACCCAGAAGACATCATCGCCGTCTTCGACGAGGCCCACAACGTCGAGTCCGCGGCCCGGGACCACGCCCGCCGCACGCTGACCGAGAACACGCTCGACCAGGCCATCGACGAACTCGACGGGGTCGACGACGACCGGGCCGGGGCGGCCGGGAACGTCCTGTCGACGTTCCGGGACGCACTGGTCGAGGCCTACGAGGAGAGTTTCGGGTTCGGGGATCGCGAGCAGGTCGACGACCACTGGGAGGACATCACCGTCGCCAACGACGATCGGAAAGACGACCTCACGCTCGCCTTCCTCCAGGGGTACACCGGCCCCGGCTTCCACGAGGAACTGTCGACGGCGGTCGAACTGGGCCGGGATCTGGACGCCCGCTACGAGGAGCAGTTCAAGGAGGGGAAACTCGACACCCGCAAGGAGTGTCAGACCCTCCAGGCCGCTGCCTTCCTCGACGACTGGCTGGCCGAGAGCGACGAACACGGCCAGTACCCAGTCGTCAGCGTCCGCCGGGACGAGAGCACCGACGCGGTGTACGGCCGGGCGGAACTCTACACCTGCATCCCCGAGGAAGTGACGCGAGACCTCTTCGAGGAGTTGCACGCGTCGGTACTGATGAGCGCCACGCTGCGGCCCTTCGACGTGACCGAGGACGTGGTCGGACTGGACGACCCGGTGACGATGGCCTACGGCGCGCAGTTCCCCGAGGAGCGCCGGCGGACATACGCCGTCGACGGGCCGGCGCTCTTTTCGAGCGAGCGCGACGATCCACAGACACAGCAGACGATCGCCCGAACATTGGAGGACGTGATCCGGTTCACGCCGGGCAACACCCTCGTGTTCTGTCCGTCCTACAGCGAGGCCCGGCGCTACTACGAGATGGTCGCGGTCAGCGGGACCCGCTACCTCGACGAACCCGGCACGCAGGCCCGTGACCTCCGGGAGGCGTTCGTCGACGGCGACGACGGCGTCCTCTTTACCTCGCTGTGGGGGACCCTGGGCGAGGGGGTCAGCTACGACGGCGAGGACGCCCGGACCGTCGTGGTCGTCGGAGTCCCCTACCCCCACCTCGACGACCGGATGGAGGCCGTTCAGGACGCCTACGCGACCACCTTCGCCGACAGCGAGACCGGTACGACATCGGACGACGCGGGCTGGCGTTACGCCGTCGAGATCCCCACGGTCCGCAAGACGCGCCAGGCGCTCGGACGGGTGGTCCGCTCGCCAGACGACTTCGGCGCCCGCATCCTGCTCGACAAGCGCTACACCGAGGCCGCCGAGATGGAGATGCACGACTACGCGGTTCGGGGCACGTTCCCGCCGGAAGAACGCCGCGAGATGGTCGACATCGACCCCGAGAAACTGAAGTTCGCGATGCTGAACTTCTATCAGGACATGGGTGCATACGACGGCCCACCACCCAAGCCCTGA
- a CDS encoding cation diffusion facilitator family transporter — protein sequence MAGSRSVVLAALVANGAIAILKFFGFLLTGSAAMLSETYHSISDTGNQVFLLIGIRYSGRERDRRHPFGYGKAQFFYSFLVSVFLFGIAGWESLKHGYGELTSGGHGSEGAQAGIDFLFIQYTPPAWLDPLWVNYTVLLGAFAFETWALWKARAEMQRQIDANDWSGYREAFRKTSDVTTLTALTEDAIALAGIVIALVGLFLTQQTGNEVFDQLSAVLIGLMLMGFALALAWENKRLLLGESLPKDEERKLETVIRDNDSVTDIVDFRTVYFGPGRLLVSADIAFASDLDTQGVDRAISDIERALEDANESVRKVYIEPETSGTGQPA from the coding sequence ATGGCCGGAAGCAGATCAGTCGTCCTCGCCGCCCTCGTCGCCAACGGTGCCATCGCGATCCTGAAGTTCTTCGGGTTCCTCCTGACCGGAAGCGCCGCGATGCTGTCGGAAACGTACCACAGCATCTCCGACACCGGGAACCAGGTGTTCTTGCTCATCGGGATCCGCTACAGCGGCCGCGAACGCGACCGCAGACATCCCTTTGGCTACGGCAAGGCACAGTTCTTCTACAGCTTCCTCGTCTCGGTGTTTCTCTTTGGCATCGCGGGCTGGGAGAGCCTGAAACACGGCTACGGCGAACTCACGTCCGGCGGCCACGGCTCGGAGGGGGCACAGGCCGGGATCGACTTCCTGTTCATCCAGTACACGCCGCCGGCGTGGCTCGACCCGCTGTGGGTCAACTACACCGTCCTGCTCGGCGCCTTCGCCTTCGAGACGTGGGCGCTGTGGAAGGCCCGCGCGGAGATGCAACGCCAGATCGACGCCAACGACTGGAGCGGCTACAGGGAGGCGTTCCGCAAGACCAGCGACGTGACGACGCTGACCGCACTGACCGAGGACGCTATCGCACTCGCCGGAATCGTCATCGCGCTCGTCGGGCTCTTTCTCACCCAGCAGACGGGCAACGAAGTCTTCGATCAGCTCTCGGCGGTGTTGATCGGGCTCATGCTGATGGGCTTTGCCCTGGCGCTGGCGTGGGAGAACAAACGGCTCCTGCTGGGCGAGAGCCTCCCGAAAGACGAGGAGCGGAAACTGGAGACGGTCATCCGGGACAACGACAGCGTCACCGATATCGTCGACTTCCGGACGGTCTACTTCGGTCCGGGACGGCTGCTGGTGTCGGCGGACATCGCGTTCGCGTCCGACCTGGATACCCAAGGGGTCGACCGGGCGATCAGCGACATCGAGCGGGCGCTGGAAGACGCAAACGAGAGCGTCCGGAAGGTGTACATCGAACCCGAGACGAGCGGGACCGGTCAGCCGGCGTAG
- a CDS encoding cupin domain-containing protein produces the protein MEHVSVDEVEPQSLGGDVDRRGLADPLGATDVAINRYVLEPGEGFSGGLHAHLDQEELFYVVEGTATFEYRSDPAGESETVTVGPGEAVRFAPGDYQQGRNESDEQVVALALGAPKETTESRVAQPCPDCDSDVLALAPADEGFLLVCPDCGTELEPDL, from the coding sequence ATGGAGCACGTCTCCGTAGACGAAGTCGAACCGCAGTCGCTGGGTGGCGATGTCGACCGACGCGGGCTCGCGGACCCGCTGGGCGCGACCGACGTGGCGATCAACCGCTACGTTCTGGAGCCGGGCGAGGGCTTCTCCGGCGGGCTGCACGCCCACCTTGACCAGGAGGAACTGTTCTACGTCGTCGAAGGGACTGCGACCTTCGAGTACCGGAGTGATCCCGCCGGCGAGAGCGAGACGGTCACCGTCGGCCCGGGCGAAGCGGTCCGGTTCGCACCTGGGGACTACCAGCAGGGGCGCAACGAGAGCGACGAGCAGGTCGTCGCGCTGGCACTCGGCGCACCTAAAGAGACCACCGAGAGCCGCGTCGCACAGCCCTGTCCCGACTGTGACAGCGACGTTCTCGCGCTCGCACCGGCCGACGAGGGTTTCCTGCTCGTCTGTCCCGATTGCGGGACCGAACTGGAACCGGACCTCTAA
- a CDS encoding DUF7282 domain-containing protein, whose product MVGRGNYRQGLAAAIGVCVLVVSAWGMFATVSASAALSETPSATVSTNADIDNDGAIDEVTVQKAAGQELTGTATVAPGTALDVRVTGTDSGAPFVKPLSTTVQSDGTWSVTADFSSNAQGANFTVDVKRSDGTSLLEETVDGRIGRAPTASVTFNDQDSVGDTVTVASVTMSDGGFVAIHLDNASGNVVGNSSYIEAGSATDIRIQLAPSLTEDATLVAMPHQDTDADRRYEFQFGSSVDAPYTENGSAVEDSGLVTVTTPTATPTPTPTATPTPTPTATPTATPTPTPTPTPTATPTPTATPTATPTATPTPTPTPTPTATPTPTPTATPTPTPTPTATPTVTPTPTPTPTPTPTPTATPTPTATPTATPTPTPTATPTPTPTPTVTPTPEPTPPERDVVERYDTNGRAGIQIGEVYRALERYRMGEETGLTLMRLIAALNER is encoded by the coding sequence ATGGTCGGGAGGGGGAACTACCGTCAGGGGTTGGCAGCAGCGATCGGTGTCTGCGTGCTCGTCGTCAGTGCCTGGGGGATGTTCGCGACAGTATCGGCCTCGGCCGCGCTCTCCGAGACGCCGTCGGCGACGGTTTCGACGAACGCGGACATCGATAACGACGGAGCGATCGACGAGGTAACGGTCCAGAAAGCGGCCGGACAGGAACTCACGGGAACGGCGACAGTCGCTCCGGGAACGGCGCTCGACGTACGAGTGACCGGGACCGACAGCGGTGCGCCGTTCGTGAAGCCGCTGTCGACGACCGTCCAGTCGGACGGCACGTGGTCGGTAACCGCAGACTTCAGCAGCAACGCGCAGGGGGCGAACTTCACCGTCGATGTCAAGCGGAGTGACGGAACCTCGCTGCTGGAGGAAACAGTGGACGGTCGGATCGGCAGGGCGCCGACCGCGAGCGTGACGTTCAACGATCAGGACTCGGTCGGCGACACTGTCACCGTCGCATCGGTCACGATGTCTGACGGCGGGTTCGTCGCAATCCATCTCGACAACGCCAGCGGAAACGTCGTCGGCAACAGTTCGTACATCGAGGCCGGATCGGCGACCGACATCCGGATACAACTGGCCCCATCACTGACCGAAGACGCCACGCTGGTGGCGATGCCACATCAGGATACCGACGCCGACCGGCGCTACGAGTTCCAGTTCGGGTCGTCGGTCGATGCACCGTACACAGAGAACGGGTCGGCCGTGGAAGACTCTGGATTGGTTACGGTGACGACACCGACGGCAACGCCGACGCCCACGCCAACGGCAACGCCGACGCCCACGCCGACAGCGACGCCGACGGCAACTCCGACGCCGACGCCAACACCGACGCCGACGGCAACACCCACGCCAACGGCAACGCCGACAGCGACGCCGACGGCAACTCCGACGCCCACGCCAACACCGACGCCGACGGCAACTCCGACGCCCACGCCGACAGCGACACCAACTCCGACGCCCACGCCAACCGCAACGCCGACGGTAACACCGACGCCAACACCGACGCCGACGCCAACACCGACGCCGACGGCAACACCCACGCCAACGGCAACGCCGACAGCGACGCCGACGCCCACGCCGACAGCGACACCAACTCCGACGCCAACACCCACGGTAACGCCGACCCCCGAACCCACACCGCCAGAGCGGGACGTGGTCGAGCGGTACGACACGAACGGTCGAGCGGGTATCCAGATCGGCGAGGTGTACCGGGCGCTCGAACGCTACCGGATGGGCGAGGAGACGGGACTTACCCTCATGCGCCTTATCGCCGCACTGAACGAACGCTGA
- a CDS encoding HD domain-containing protein yields MADDSLRAVARSYFADSMSPAHDWHHVQRVEALAERLTGEYAVDERTVELAVWFHDIGRAREDAGEIDDHAAWGAREAERVLAERGVADGRIDTVTQAIRAHRYSNAVEPASRAAEILCDADNLDALGAVGVARSFTYGGELGETIHDPDLPPEADPTAAGQSQYNHLHKKILDLPERMYTDAGRDIAEDRRAFVERFVDRFDAEVDGRR; encoded by the coding sequence ATGGCAGACGACTCCCTCCGAGCGGTCGCGCGGTCGTACTTCGCGGACTCGATGAGCCCCGCCCACGACTGGCACCACGTCCAGCGGGTCGAGGCGCTGGCCGAGCGCCTGACCGGCGAGTACGCCGTCGACGAGCGGACCGTCGAACTGGCGGTGTGGTTCCACGACATCGGTCGGGCGAGAGAAGACGCCGGCGAGATCGACGACCACGCGGCGTGGGGCGCTCGGGAGGCCGAGCGGGTGCTGGCCGAGCGCGGGGTCGCCGACGGGCGGATCGACACCGTGACACAGGCCATCAGGGCACATCGGTACTCCAACGCCGTCGAACCGGCGAGCCGCGCGGCCGAGATCCTCTGTGACGCCGACAACCTGGACGCGCTGGGTGCCGTCGGGGTCGCCCGCTCGTTCACCTACGGCGGGGAGTTGGGCGAGACGATCCACGATCCGGACCTGCCGCCCGAAGCGGACCCGACGGCGGCCGGACAGAGCCAGTACAACCACCTCCACAAGAAGATCCTGGACCTGCCCGAACGGATGTACACCGACGCCGGCCGGGACATCGCCGAGGACCGCCGGGCGTTCGTCGAGCGGTTCGTCGACCGCTTCGACGCCGAGGTCGACGGGCGTCGTTAG
- a CDS encoding YccF domain-containing protein: MRDQPPLLVRAVWFLFVGWWLTGLWLTAAWLLNLTIVGIPLGIALINRVPVVVSLKRRAPPPKERQREPYSLPVRAVWFLCIGWWASGLWTAAAYALTLTVVGIPVAVWMLARLPFVVSLYDY; the protein is encoded by the coding sequence ATGCGCGATCAGCCGCCGCTGCTCGTCCGTGCCGTCTGGTTCCTGTTCGTGGGGTGGTGGCTCACCGGGCTCTGGCTCACCGCCGCCTGGCTGTTGAACCTCACCATCGTCGGCATCCCGCTGGGGATCGCCCTGATCAACCGGGTCCCGGTAGTGGTGTCGCTCAAGCGACGGGCCCCGCCGCCGAAGGAGCGCCAGAGAGAGCCGTATTCGCTGCCGGTTCGTGCCGTGTGGTTCCTCTGTATCGGTTGGTGGGCGAGCGGTCTCTGGACGGCCGCGGCGTACGCGCTGACGCTGACGGTGGTCGGCATCCCCGTCGCCGTCTGGATGCTCGCCAGACTCCCCTTCGTCGTCTCGCTGTACGACTACTGA
- a CDS encoding aminopeptidase has protein sequence MDPRIREHADVIVDHSIDLSAGDDIVIDAHPVSDDLVVALHEAAADRGANPLVVQERLGERFRRAYLRNREEFETPSHVQALYEEMDAYIAIRGSANVTETSDVDPEVTSAYQQAQQPLLNERLSKTWCLTQFPAAANAQLAQMSTEGYENFVWDAVLKDWDAVREHQSQMVDILDPAEEVRIVSGDTTDVRMSIAGNETLNDYGEKNLPGGEVFTAPVRESVEGEVLFDKPLYHQGREITGVYLRFEDGEVVSHSAEKNEALLTEVLDTDEGARYLGELGIGMNRDIDRFTYNMLFDEKMGDTVHMAVGRAYEANVGEDNEQNESAVHVDMIVDMSEDSYIEVDGEVVQRDGTFVFEDGEV, from the coding sequence ATGGACCCGCGTATCCGCGAACATGCAGACGTTATCGTCGACCACTCCATCGACCTGAGCGCCGGTGACGACATCGTCATCGACGCCCACCCCGTCTCGGATGATCTCGTCGTCGCTCTCCACGAGGCCGCCGCCGACCGCGGAGCGAACCCGCTGGTCGTCCAGGAACGACTCGGCGAGCGGTTCCGCCGGGCGTATCTCCGGAACCGCGAGGAGTTCGAGACGCCGAGCCACGTCCAGGCCCTCTACGAGGAGATGGACGCCTACATCGCGATTCGGGGCAGCGCCAACGTCACCGAGACCAGCGATGTCGACCCCGAAGTCACGAGCGCGTACCAACAGGCCCAGCAACCGCTGTTGAACGAACGCCTCTCGAAGACCTGGTGTCTCACGCAGTTCCCCGCCGCGGCCAACGCCCAGCTCGCCCAGATGTCCACCGAAGGGTACGAGAACTTCGTCTGGGACGCCGTCCTGAAAGACTGGGACGCGGTCCGCGAGCACCAGTCCCAGATGGTCGACATCCTCGACCCCGCCGAGGAGGTCCGGATCGTCTCCGGGGACACCACCGACGTACGGATGTCGATCGCGGGCAACGAGACGCTCAACGACTACGGCGAGAAGAACCTGCCTGGCGGCGAGGTCTTCACCGCCCCCGTCCGCGAGAGCGTCGAGGGCGAGGTGCTGTTCGACAAACCCCTCTACCACCAGGGCCGGGAGATCACCGGCGTCTACCTCCGCTTCGAGGACGGCGAGGTCGTCTCCCACAGCGCCGAGAAGAACGAGGCCCTGCTGACCGAAGTCCTCGACACCGACGAGGGCGCTCGCTACCTCGGGGAACTCGGGATCGGCATGAACCGCGACATCGACCGGTTCACCTACAACATGCTGTTCGACGAGAAGATGGGCGACACCGTCCACATGGCCGTCGGCCGCGCCTACGAGGCAAACGTCGGCGAGGACAACGAACAGAACGAGTCGGCGGTCCACGTCGACATGATCGTCGACATGAGCGAGGACTCGTACATCGAGGTCGACGGAGAAGTCGTCCAGCGGGACGGGACGTTCGTCTTCGAGGATGGCGAGGTCTGA
- a CDS encoding DUF7577 domain-containing protein, whose protein sequence is MAIGQVELAIRVAAGLFVIVAPTLLFLGLWRGLEAMRDDELIQRAQQRARSMESDHGGWNIDATAVRAAATRADPVPDEMIACDSCGTHNRDDVTYCQDCLSDLSGR, encoded by the coding sequence ATGGCAATCGGACAGGTAGAGCTCGCGATCCGGGTCGCTGCCGGCCTGTTCGTCATCGTCGCCCCGACCCTCCTCTTCCTGGGACTGTGGCGGGGACTGGAAGCGATGCGTGACGACGAACTGATCCAGCGCGCACAGCAGCGCGCCAGGTCGATGGAGAGCGACCACGGCGGCTGGAACATCGACGCGACGGCGGTGCGGGCGGCGGCGACGCGAGCCGACCCGGTCCCCGACGAGATGATCGCCTGTGACAGCTGTGGCACCCACAACCGTGACGACGTGACCTACTGTCAGGACTGCCTCAGCGACCTCTCTGGCCGCTGA
- a CDS encoding class I SAM-dependent methyltransferase, producing MDDLPESDAFGAMCRDYHEGGDAFEVIERDDGFVECPAGPELYFSTPDEWSALGHAAVEWAEGHVLDVGCGPGRHALALQERGHDVTGIDLSPGAIGVARDRGVEDVQRYDVADAADLDGLFDSAVLLGNNFGLVGSAERAPEVLGSLAEATTDAATLIASSLDPLDTDDPAHLNYHERNRDRDRLPGRIRIRTRYRQYIGEWHDYLHAAPETMRDLVEETRWTVDAVEREGPRYVAKLHKA from the coding sequence ATGGACGACCTGCCCGAGTCGGACGCCTTCGGCGCGATGTGTCGGGACTACCACGAAGGCGGCGACGCCTTCGAGGTGATCGAACGCGACGACGGGTTCGTCGAGTGCCCGGCCGGCCCGGAGCTGTACTTCTCGACGCCCGACGAGTGGAGCGCCCTCGGCCACGCCGCCGTCGAGTGGGCCGAGGGTCACGTCCTCGACGTGGGCTGTGGTCCCGGCCGGCACGCGCTGGCGCTCCAGGAGCGGGGTCACGACGTGACCGGGATCGATCTCTCGCCGGGCGCGATCGGTGTCGCGCGGGATCGGGGCGTCGAGGACGTGCAACGCTATGACGTGGCCGACGCCGCCGACTTAGACGGGCTCTTCGACTCGGCCGTGCTGTTGGGCAACAACTTCGGCCTCGTCGGGAGTGCCGAGCGGGCACCCGAGGTTCTGGGTTCGCTCGCCGAAGCGACGACCGACGCCGCGACACTGATCGCGTCGAGTCTGGACCCGCTCGACACCGACGACCCTGCACACCTGAACTACCACGAGCGCAACCGTGACCGCGACCGGCTGCCGGGCAGAATCCGCATCCGAACCCGGTACCGCCAGTACATTGGCGAGTGGCACGACTACCTCCACGCCGCGCCCGAGACGATGCGGGACCTCGTCGAGGAGACCCGCTGGACGGTCGACGCCGTCGAACGTGAGGGGCCGCGCTACGTCGCGAAACTGCACAAGGCGTGA
- a CDS encoding carbohydrate ABC transporter permease, protein MSRSRRDTDESDADRRRGERLARLAGPHGERFERLCFRLALAVSLVVALFPIYWTAVVAVTPHPQVWQNVGVVPTTVSAEGVALAFGTTNWVSVLGNSLFISLLTTAFVLLVATPAGYVFGRLEFPGRRPLLVAVLLVAVVPPQGIALPLYRLFRGYVSVAGVSPPELFNTPAGIVLPSSALIVPLAIGLLTVFFAGVPDDLEDAARIAGATRGQALRLVIFPLARPGIVSVATLVFIEAYTEYFFTAFMTTGARGIGYTVQSRLQEFVTPLWQLGYPNMVAVASLIGLVPPALVILYMSGQLDSWLSAWGSATG, encoded by the coding sequence GTGTCACGATCCCGCCGCGATACCGACGAGAGCGACGCCGACCGCCGTCGTGGCGAGCGCCTCGCTCGACTGGCCGGGCCACACGGCGAGCGCTTCGAGCGGCTCTGTTTCCGGCTGGCGCTCGCGGTCAGCCTCGTCGTCGCCCTGTTCCCGATCTACTGGACCGCCGTCGTCGCGGTCACCCCACACCCCCAGGTCTGGCAGAACGTCGGGGTCGTCCCGACGACCGTCTCCGCCGAGGGGGTCGCGCTCGCGTTCGGGACGACCAACTGGGTGAGCGTGCTGGGCAACAGCCTCTTTATCTCGCTGCTGACGACGGCGTTCGTCCTCCTGGTCGCGACGCCGGCCGGCTACGTGTTCGGCCGACTGGAGTTTCCCGGTCGGAGACCGCTGCTCGTCGCCGTCCTTCTGGTCGCCGTCGTCCCACCCCAGGGGATCGCGCTCCCGCTGTACCGCCTGTTCCGGGGATACGTCAGCGTCGCCGGCGTCTCGCCACCGGAACTGTTCAACACTCCGGCGGGGATCGTCCTCCCGTCGAGTGCGCTCATCGTCCCGCTGGCGATCGGCTTGCTCACCGTCTTCTTCGCCGGCGTCCCCGACGACCTCGAAGACGCGGCCCGGATCGCCGGCGCGACCCGGGGTCAGGCGCTCCGACTGGTCATCTTCCCGCTGGCCCGGCCCGGGATCGTCAGCGTCGCCACGCTCGTGTTCATCGAGGCATACACGGAGTACTTCTTCACGGCGTTCATGACCACTGGAGCCCGGGGGATCGGCTACACCGTCCAGTCGCGCCTCCAGGAGTTCGTCACCCCGCTGTGGCAACTGGGGTATCCGAACATGGTCGCGGTCGCCTCGCTGATCGGACTCGTTCCGCCCGCACTGGTCATCCTCTACATGAGCGGCCAACTCGACAGCTGGCTGTCGGCGTGGGGCTCGGCGACTGGATGA